The segment GCCATATTGACCAACACAGGGCATTTGCCTCTTCCTTCTCTGTAATGGTACGATTAAAGCACAGCAGGGCTGGCTTCATGGGTGGTGGGACCTTAGAAGGATCCCATGCTTGGTTTAAGTCTCTGCtcttgccatcttgaaattcttaataattttgaaCAAAAGACCCCACGTTTTCATTTTACCCTAGGTTCCGCCAATTATATAGCCAGATCTGAAGCATAGAATCCTGGCCATGTGGCCATGTCAcctgccatgtgaccttgggctgctcctctctgggcctccatcttcccatctgtgaaatggggccagGAGGGGAAGGATTTTATCTTTGGCTTTTCATGCTCTAGGATCTAGAATCCGTGGTCTGATTGGAGATACTTAGAGCTGTGTaactccacccccccaccccctttttttttccaacagaaaaataaatggagtcctagtgtttttggtttcttaGAGCACCTCTGCCCTCTCTGACACATGTGATCTGCACAGCTGGTCCAGTCACTGAGGTAGGACATTCAGGAATGAGAGACTTGCCATATGACAGATGAAGCCAGGCACAGGCTGCTTTCCTCAGCTGTACGGTGACAATAACATCCAGGGCAGTTGTGGAGAGGAAATGATAGCATGTACACCAAGTCCAAGGACATGTGCCCAGTAAACGGCAACGGAATTATTAATGAAGTGCAGTGAAATGTTTGTGACCCAATCTGTGCTGTGATGGCAAACTGTACTCAGatgtttccccatctctaaaacTCAACTGACAAGTGTGTTGAAGGCTTATTCCGTGTTAGGTACACAGGGCAAAGATCCTGCAAACTACACTATTGTTCCTCAATTCTACCATCCTAAAGCTTTACAAAATCCTTCAGTTCTGCATCCGTTATCAAAATATGAGTCTAAGACTACACGTTTCTGTAATCTAATCCATAATTCAGTGGTTGCATGAGGGAGGAAACAAGCGTTTCTGGAATgtctattttgtgccaggcactgtacttgaTTCTTTACAAATGTTACTTCCTTCATACAATCCTGTGCAGGGAGGTATTTTCATCCCCTTTTCCAGGCTTAGAGAAGTAAAGTGACTTGGCCAAAGTCGCACAACCGGCTCGTGACGGACCAGGATTTTAACTCTTTTCTGGGAACTCCAAAATAGAATCTTTGCACTAACCTCTGTAATTCTGTAAGATTCCAATGACGTCATTCTCGGTCCCGGGATTCCAGGAAGGCGGAGGGTGGCCGGATGAAGGCGGTCGGCGAGGGGAAAAAGGGGCTGGCTCCGCAAACTGCGCAGGTCCACTTTGGCCTCCAGAGGCCCTGGGCTCCGCGACCTCTTGGATCTGGGGTGTCTGGCCACGCGTGAGCACGAGGTGGCGCTGCGGGCTGAGAGCCTCCGGAGGGGCCGCGGGCCGGCTGCCCCGCGGGGCTTCTGCTTTCCTTACAGCAcgcaggggctgggggtgtgcGAGGTGATGCCCCCACCAGGAAGGAGAAGCCCGCACGGTTTGGCGGCGTCTGCCCACCTTCCCGCTGGAGCTTCAGCCccgccccattttgcagatgtggaagcTGCAGCTCAGGGAGGAGGTGAACAGTAGGAGTCCCGGCCTCCCTTCCCCTGCTTTCAAAGACCCTTATGTTCCATGGCCCTCCCCAAGGACGCCTTCTTCAAATGGGGCTTTAAAGCCCCACTGAGTGGAAGTCCCAGGGATCTCTCCCTCACCCCTGTATTTGAGGCCTCTCTTGTCCCAGGGCATGTGGGAGGATGGAGTACCAATCTGAGGACTGTGAAGGCTGGGGTCTCACTCTgaccctcccctgtcccccatACTTCAGATCCTTCCCATATTGGCAGGGGCCAGCCTCTGGCTCAGGGAGCCCAAGCCCTGGGGGGCCTAAGCCACATGATGGGCAAGCACCTCAACCCTACCCATGGCCTGAATGTCCTGGGATCTGTGCCATTGCTCACCCATGACCCCTCTCAAGTGCCGGCCACCTCTGTCCAGGTCCACTTGTCCTTCTCAGCTCCATGGATgagcctcctccagggagccttcctAACCCCACCACAGGTCTCTCACAGGTCCCTGTACTGCTCTTATAGTTAGGTGTCCTCCATGtgtccttccccctcccaccccaggaacATGAATCTCAGGGCACAGAGTAGACAGCAGGAAAAACTTGGTGGTAGTGATGGTGATGGATATTCCTGCAGTTCTTGGCTAGTTAGAAGGAAGAACTTGCTGACAGCAGAGCCATTCAGATGAGCTGGAAGTGGGTTCCCTGTCACTGGAAGTGTGCAAACAAGAGTTAGGATACCACAGCAGTCAGATGCCAAGAAGGAACACAGTACTGTCGGAGCTCAGCTCAGTGGAGGGAGGTGGACGGGGACCTCAGGGAAAGCTTCTAAGGAGGTGAGGTGGGAACTGGGTCTGTTAGGCTGGGAAGTtgagaagcagggatgggggcaAGGGCCAGGTCCCAGAGTAACAGCCTGAGCAAAGGCGGAGGCATGCAGGGCCTGACAAGTTCATGGAGTTGGGGCGTCAGGGAGAGGGGAAATGAGGAAAAGCAGGCAGTGTTAGCTTCAGTGAAAGGTGCCACCTACCCCCGAGGAACTCCCTCCCTCACGTCACCTCACTCCCCTAATCCTGGGAGGTTATTGGGCTTTTCAGAGAGAACAAGCTTGTCTCAATTCATCCTTGTGGCCCCAGGGCTCAGTCTAGGGAATGTCAGTGGATGCTGGTCAAATGATGGGAAGAGGGCCTCTTTATAGTGTTTATTAAACCAAGGACCAGGTGTTGGGTAGGGCCGGTGGGGGAGGACAGAGCTCTCATTGTCCTGTGGGTGTCCCTGTGGGACCAGCCCCCTGACGCCCACATGGCCACATATGGATGTCTTTCACCCAACGCCTCCTCCCCCAACCCATCCCCAGGACACAATATTACAAAAGCGAACAAATGCAATGTCTTTCTTCTTTTACAAATGGCATGTTTCCATCCCCTGCCAGCAGGGACCTGGACGGGGGTGCAGGGTGGTTGAAAGTGACAGTCCATTAAAAAGGCAACAACTTTTATTAACCCCATGCTAAGGAGAGAGCCCAGGGCTGGGAAGCTGAGATGCCACCCTGGTGGCAGAGCATAAACATGGGTGGGGTCTCCCCTATCTCCTTCACTGCATTCTCAGTAGGATGAGCTGGGCTGTTGGGCATAGGGCCAGTGGGGTCTGAGGGAGCTCAGGAGCTCAGGGCCTGGAGGGGCTCCAGGACTGCATCTAGAGGCAGTACCTCAGGGGTCAATGGGCGCATTTCCATTCTTGATGCTGGGGGACCCCCCCCTCCACAGAGTGGGAAACTGGCAGGGCTGGGACTGGTATCCCTGAGGCTTCTAGAGGCTCTGAGGTGAACTGACTTAGCCTGTGCCACAGCCGGTTACCGGGCCCAGAGTGCCACCCCCGAGGCCCTGGTCTCTCCTCCTGGGGTCGACAGGGAAAGGGCACAAATGGCAGGATGTGAGTCTTGGAAGCAAGGGGGAGCccagaaaggggagagggagggcatgatttagagaagagagaaaagtgcaAAGGGGCCCTGCTGGGAGCCTGGACATTGGATCCATTCACGCTTCTGCCACTGTAGGACCTCAGAATAGCATTTTTCCTTCCCTAGGCCTGAGTTTCCCCATCTGGCACATGAGGAGGTGGACTAGATTTTTTTCTCCAGTCCTTTCTATAAAGTTCTATCCAGAGTTCtaggggaagaaaaaaggatgaagtaGGCCTCACACGCCCAGAGCAAAGAGAGGGCTGTGTCGTAAAAGAAACCCATGCCTGAGTGGCTGGACCTCTGCCCTGCAGCACTACTTCCCGCCCACCCTCCTCCTGTCATGGGTCAGGTTGGTCCAGGCCTCAGGGAAGGCACTTTGGGGACAAGTAGGGAAGGACAGCAGGGGACTGCTGTCTGGTTTGGCATCGAAGACCCTCGGCTTATGGTCTGGGGAGCAACATAGACCAACGGGCAAAACCTTGCTCCTGGGTGTGGGTCCCAGGTCCAAAGCCTTTCTTTCAATGATGCTGCCACACAGGCCTGCAGAGTCCCTGCTGGCATTGGCAcgttaaaatataaattacccaGGACCCGAGGGAGCCCAGGGCGAAGTCTGTTACATGGCCCCAGGCCACACCATTCGTCACAAGGTATCAGAGCCCCCAGCAGCTAATTCCTGGGTGTCTATGCAGTGCAGGGCCACCTTGGGGgcggagccaggctgcctggggtaGGTGCCCTCCCGCACCAGGCGCCGGCACTGCACGCCCTGGCCCACGCTGATGCTCTGCAGCGCCGGGAGGTGGAGGAGCAGCTTCTCGGGCAGGGGCACCAGGCCTGTGCCTGACAGGTCCAGCTCCTGCAGGGAGCCCAGGCCTGAGAACACCTCGGGTCCTGCCCACTTGAGCTTGGGGTTGCTTGACAAATCCAGGACCTGCAGGCCCTGCAGCTCACGGAAGCCATAGGGCGCCAGCTGGGGGAGACGCTGCAGGCTGCCTAGCGACAGATGTGTAAGGCCTGCCAGCCCCTCGAAGGCCCCTGGGCCGATGGCCGCCAGTGGGTTCCCGTCCAAGCTCAGGTAGCGCAGGGGCAAGTCCCGGAGGTCGGGCACGGTGTGGAGCTGGTTCCAGGCCAGGTTCAGGCTCTGAATGGTGGGTGCCGGCAGGCTGGCCCGTGCGGGGTGGGGCACGAGGCTGTGGAGGAGGTTGTGCGAGAGGTCCACGTGCAGAGGCCTGCCCTGGCTGTGGGTGGCGAAGGCGGACACGGAGACCTTGCGGAGCTGGTTGTGGCTCAGGTTCACGTCGCTCAGGGGCGAGCTGGTGAAGCTATCAGCGGGCAGGGCGGCCAGGCCATTGTGGCTGAGGTCAAGCGACTCCAGGTAGCGAAGGCGGGAGAAGGCCGTGGGCGAGAACCTGGTGAGCAGGTTGTGGCTGAGATCCAGGCCGGCCAGCGTGGTGTAGCCTGGGCCTGCCAGCACGGACTCGTTCACTGTCTCCAGACGGTTGGAGGACAGGTCCAGGTGGGCTGTGTCCAGGGGGATGGGCACGGGCACGATGTGAGGACCCAGGCCGCTGCAATCCACCCGTGTCAGGCTGAAGCTGTCGAAGAGGCCAAAGGTCTCCACCTCACACTGGCATCCAGGGAAGCAGGGCCGGGTGGTCTGGGCCTCACCGGCGGCCAGCAACAGCAGCAGGGGCCACAGCATGGTGTGGGCTAGAAAGAGAGCCACAGGTGAGGGCTGGCGGCAGGCACCCCATACCAGATGGTTCTAAGCCACCCCGTAAGACACCAGCCGGTGTGTGTAGGCACAGCTACAAATTGCCACCAGCCCCTCAGGGCCCCCAGACGCTTTCCCTGAATACCCCTCCTATATAATTCCTAGTCCCTATTCCTCTCTGGCCTTAGTCTCCCCATCTGTATGGTAAAGGGGGTTAGGCCAGATGGCTGAATTTTAAACTGGAAGCAGGAGAACTCTTCGTTAAATAAGATTAGCAAGTGAAAGTGGGCCTGTTCTGGTTGAAGTGAAGGTGAGGGCCTGGAGCCTTCCTTGAATGTTAAGAAACCCAGTTGGAAACGCACTGGACAGGATGGGTCTTTGGCTGGCCTCTCCAGCTCTGAGGGTCTAGGGTTCATGGGCTCATCTTGACCCAGGCCCTACTGCAGAGGGGCCACAGCTTAGAGGCTAGGGTATTCCATTTACCTCTGCTGAGCATATGCTACACGCTGGGTGCTATGTGCTGGGTGCTGTGCTAGCTGCACCCCTGCACGTTCCCACTTAACGCTCACAACCATAAAAACTGCAAGGCAGTAATGCTGTCACCACGTCACGAAGAGggaactgagacttagagaggttCAGAAGGTCATGCATGGCCACAAGTAAGTGGGAGTGGAACCTGATGGCATACAGAGGAAGCATGGCTCACTGTCGTGGTTTGGCAGTGGCTGAGCCATGCCTGAGACCCACACTCCAGCTTCCCAGACAGAGGCCTCTTCCTGCAAGGGGGGTCTGCAATGACTGTCCCCACCTCACTCCTTTTGTGGGTAACAGTGGCTGGGTCCACAGTCCTAAGCCCTCTCACCTGGCCTGGCCTTCAGAGGCAGGATCCTTCATTCCAGTTGGGGGACCCTGTGCCAAGCCCCTTCCCCCTTGCCCTGCCCTGACCCCAGCGGTTAGAGCTGTTATACCTCTCTGGCCCTTCCTTTAACCTAGGGCAGGCAGCTGGGCTGGTTCCCCCAttatacaaataaagaaatagaggctcagagaggaaaagGGTTTTACCCCAAACCAGTAAAAAGCAGGGCAGGATTAGAACCCAGGCCCGCTCAGTCCCAATTCCTCTATTTTCATCTGCCGCCTACAGCAGGACTGTCAGGAGAGATGGGGTCCAAGAGGGGCTCTTCCCACCAACACAGGCTACGATGCAAGCCACTGCCTctccctgggcttcagtttctctcCCTGGACAATTGTAACAGCAGCTGCCATTGATGCCGGGCACTACACGTACACTGTCACCTTCAGTCCTCATATCCATGCATGTCTGTAGCTCCTGGGACAGTGGTGCTCGCAGGAGGATGAGAGAGAGGGTTGAGCAGTGAAACCTCTAACTAGGCAGTCTGTGGCTACACTCGCACTCTGCACAGCAGCCACTCAGCCCAGGACATAGAAGGCACTAACTAAGCCTCCCTCGAGCAGGTTCTTCAGCTCTGCACCCTTGCCCCATTGCCCCATCTTCCCCCCACCTATTCCTCCCCCTGGTCTTCAGGTAGGGGTGGACTAGGGACCTGACCACCTTGTGGACTGGGGGTGGGTGTGGAGGGAGCAGCAGGACAGCATTACTAGCCCTACATGAAACTTTAAAGGGGCAGCCACTTGATATGCACTTGGGCTCGGAGCACAGGCAGGGAGAAGGGGGGCTATTCTCCCCTGCCCCCCTATGTGGGCCCCTCCTCTCCCGCCCCTTTCTGCTGTAGAGTCCAATTTGAGGATTAAACCCGGCCCAGGTGCATCCTGGGCTTGGTCCCAATTGAGGCAGGACAGAGTGTTCCAGTGTCTGgaactgaaaggaaaatattaagttACCTCACACCCCCTTTGTTCCCCTGGTGAGCTTCTCACTGCAGGGGTTCATTACCACCTAGGGCCTCCTCTTCCCTGCTAAGCTGATCTGCTCATACCCACCCTTCCTGGGGTTTAAACAAACACCAAAGACGCACAAAAAGGCCCTAAGATTACCCTTTGGTTCCCAAAGGTGATTATACAATGTGCCTCTTAAGTGCCAAATGGCCCCTCATGAGCTCCTGCTTATGTAACACAGCCCAacgctccccctccccctctagAGAGGGGGCCTCTGAGGCCTCAGCTTCGTCCTCTGTACCACAAAGCAGTATTTCCTGCCCTCCTCACATACGTTGATGCAACTCTCACTGCAGTGCAATGCAAACTGTGAAGAGCTGTGCACACATGCTGAGTGGTCACCACTGAGCCACTGAGGCAATGGGGGTGACAGCTGGTACAGAGGGAGCAGGAGCGTAGATTGAGACCCGCCTGGGTAACTGTGCTTGTGATGCTCCCAGGGCACTGTGGACAAGGTCTCTGCTCAGCCCTGCACAGTGGACACCTCTCCCTGGGCCCCTGTTCTGTGCTAGGCCTGGACCTTAAGTGGAAAGTGCTGACAGTGACAGAGCCTGTCCTCACTAAGTGCTGGACACATGTTCCCTATGCCATCCCGTCACTCCAGGAGGTGAGCAGTCTTATGTCCTTGTTACAGTGGAGGAAACCGAGGATGGCAAGAGGAAGATAGCAGAGCCAGGAGGTGAACTCAGGCCTTTGTAACCTCATAACTGGCTTGGTTCAAGTGGAACATGTACTTCTGTGTGTTGCTGGGGAAAGAAGAGCTAAGCATCCAGAGTCCTAGGGCCACGCTCCAGCTGCCATCGGCTGCTGGGACAGGTAGGTACCAAGCTTTCTAATACTCAGTGGCTCTGGGGCTTTCCTGAGGTCACAGCGGAGCTCAGAGCCCTCCCAGGGCCATCCAAGGCTgttgggagaggagaaggaagaaatctCTAAGATGCCTCACAACTTTGGACCCAGAAGGGGGCAGAGGCAGAGGTGTGGGCTAGTGGTCTTTGAGGGTCAGTGCCCCTGTTCTGCTTAGAGGCAATGTCCCCTTTGGGGTAACATAAGGAGGGGTGCTTTCATGTGAGTGTCTCACGAGATGCTAGGTCTGGCATCGCTGCTTGGAGCAAAAGATCCAGGAGCCAAGGGGAGGGCAGAACTTtcccaggaggaaactgagagaaGATAAGGAAATCCCCTGCCGGGGGCACAGCCCCTGATAATTTCCAAAAGACCTTTGCTCATTTGAGCTGTGAGGGCTGCAGAGCAGTGCATGCAATCCCTCACTTTAGTGATGAGAAAGCTGCGGCCCAGAGAGCATGCAGTGACTTATCCCTGGGTCCTCAGTGAGGTGATGGCAGCCGATGCTCAGGCTGACCCCTGACTCCAGGACCAAGCTTTCCAGCCCACTCAAGATGCCTGTGGAATCTCCTAGGGATCTTATGGAGTCAATAAAAATAATGCTCAGAAGAGTCTGCAACCTCATGGAGGGGGCTGATGCCATAATGCTAGAGATCATAAGGATAGATTGCATGCTAAGAAAAGTATAActatgcattaaaaaaacaatgtaaatcGTAATTTTAGAAAGTCTAGAATAAAATATGTCAACCCAGTAGTGGTCTTTCTTTAGATGGTAGAACTTCGAGTGGTTTAACCATGTCTTgatctccttttctcctcttatttcctctcttatagtaaaaaaatatctataaaacacaCCGAGTAATGAAGCTTCCTAATAGGACTGCCTCGCGGCCATCTCTGCTTTCTCTGATCTTGGCTAGCCAcaatctgagcctcagtctcctcatctgtaaaatagagatgttAAGAGCCATCTCACAGGCTTGTCACGAGGATGAAACATAATGGTGGGAGTAAGGCACCCAAGCAGGGTTCCCAGCACAGGCGAAGGGTGCAGTGGGGATCCCCTGCCTCCCTCCACAGATGGGagcgggtggggtggggataaGTGGGTGGGCCTGACCCCATCTCTCTTGCTCCTTCCTCCAGCAAATATGTATCAGACATGACAAAGCTCTTACCACTGCCCTAC is part of the Kogia breviceps isolate mKogBre1 chromosome 7, mKogBre1 haplotype 1, whole genome shotgun sequence genome and harbors:
- the TSKU gene encoding tsukushi isoform X1, whose amino-acid sequence is MEQPVETEPVSAHTMLWPLLLLLAAGEAQTTRPCFPGCQCEVETFGLFDSFSLTRVDCSGLGPHIVPVPIPLDTAHLDLSSNRLETVNESVLAGPGYTTLAGLDLSHNLLTRFSPTAFSRLRYLESLDLSHNGLAALPADSFTSSPLSDVNLSHNQLRKVSVSAFATHSQGRPLHVDLSHNLLHSLVPHPARASLPAPTIQSLNLAWNQLHTVPDLRDLPLRYLSLDGNPLAAIGPGAFEGLAGLTHLSLGSLQRLPQLAPYGFRELQGLQVLDLSSNPKLKWAGPEVFSGLGSLQELDLSGTGLVPLPEKLLLHLPALQSISVGQGVQCRRLVREGTYPRQPGSAPKVALHCIDTQELAAGGSDTL
- the TSKU gene encoding tsukushi isoform X2, which gives rise to MLWPLLLLLAAGEAQTTRPCFPGCQCEVETFGLFDSFSLTRVDCSGLGPHIVPVPIPLDTAHLDLSSNRLETVNESVLAGPGYTTLAGLDLSHNLLTRFSPTAFSRLRYLESLDLSHNGLAALPADSFTSSPLSDVNLSHNQLRKVSVSAFATHSQGRPLHVDLSHNLLHSLVPHPARASLPAPTIQSLNLAWNQLHTVPDLRDLPLRYLSLDGNPLAAIGPGAFEGLAGLTHLSLGSLQRLPQLAPYGFRELQGLQVLDLSSNPKLKWAGPEVFSGLGSLQELDLSGTGLVPLPEKLLLHLPALQSISVGQGVQCRRLVREGTYPRQPGSAPKVALHCIDTQELAAGGSDTL